The following proteins come from a genomic window of Trifolium pratense cultivar HEN17-A07 linkage group LG4, ARS_RC_1.1, whole genome shotgun sequence:
- the LOC123920352 gene encoding polygalacturonase 1 beta-like protein 3, whose product MQKQLNHTLFILFSILNVCLAINHKKSENPFTPKAFAIRYWDRVIKNNLPKPSFILSKASPLSAADASAFAKHAAANTLSTKLPEFCSAAHLFCFPDLAKQRPFDPLHFAVYSVDQNFTTYSFNENFTTYGTHKSDGIDAFKNYSVGLNTVQHNEFETYSKSSAGHNDSFTNYVIDNNASDEDFNNYGTTAAGGSGEFKIYAQHSNVPNIKFTTYTAGTTGREQKFTSYSDGANAGNQSFTNYGKDSLHAVNGFTEYGTHANVFKTDFSAYSEKGTSAKDTFTSYGKHLNEPDTNFKNYGKGSTDAAEKFTNYRDVASAGDDSFISYGESSRLGVHVNFENYGRKPIFPGAESFIGYAKGADLNHKVSFKGYDTVNNTFKDYDKKGISFAKYANASSSSVVTSGSLVKTWVQPGKFFRERMLKEGTVMPMPDIRDKLPPRSFLPRSILTKLPFASSKLNEMKRVFKVSENSSMNKMMVDALSECERAPSMGETKRCVGSLEDMIDFATSVLGRSVKVRSTENVNGSSKNVIVGKINGGKVTQSVSCHQSLFPYLLYYCHSVPKVRVYEADLLDTISKVKINHGVAICHLDTTAWSPTHGAFLALGSGPGHIEVCHWIFQNDMTWTTAD is encoded by the exons ATGCAGAAGCAACTCAATCACACCCTCTTTATCCTATTCTCTATACTCAAT GTTTGTTTGGCAATAAATCATAAGAAAAGCGAAAATCCATTCACTCCAAAGGCGTTTGCAATTCGTTATTGGGACAGAGTCATCAAAAACAACTTACCAAAGCCATCTTTCATTCTCTCCAAGGCCTCGCCACTTAGTGCGGCCGATGCATCTGCTTTCGCGAAACACGCGGCCGCCAACACACTCTCCACAAAGCTGCCGGAGTTCTGTTCCGCCGCACACCTCTTCTGCTTCCCAGACCTCGCTAAACAACGTCCTTTCGACCCCTTGCATTTTGCTGTCTACAGCGTGGATCAGAATTTCACCACCTACAGCTTCAACGAAAATTTCACCACCTATGGAACGCATAAATCCGACGGAATCGACGCGTTCAAGAATTACTCCGTCGGTTTAAACACCGTCCAGCACAACGAATTCGAAACATACAGCAAAAGCTCCGCCGGTCACAACGACAGTTTCACTAACTACGTCATCGACAACAACGCGTCGGATGAAGACTTCAACAATTACGGAACCACCGCCGCCGGCGGATCAGGTGAATTCAAAATCTATGCTCAACACAGCAACGTGCCTAACATAAAATTCACAACCTACACCGCCGGTACTACCGGAAGAGAACAAAAATTCACAAGCTACAGCGACGGCGCAAACGCCGGTAATCAAAGCTTCACGAATTATGGCAAAGACTCTCTTCACGCCGTTAACGGTTTCACCGAGTATGGAACACACGCTAACGTGTTCAAAACCGATTTCTCTGCTTATTCAGAAAAAGGCACAAGCGCTAAAGACACTTTCACGAGCTATGGTAAGCACTTGAATGAGCCTGATACGAATTTCAAGAATTACGGTAAAGGAAGTACTGATGCGGCGGAGAAATTCACGAATTACAGAGACGTTGCTAGTGCCGGTGATGATTCGTTCATTTCGTACGGTGAAAGTTCACGACTTGGAGTCCACgttaattttgaaaattacgGTCGTAAACCCATTTTTCCAGGAGCCGAAAGTTTTATAGGCTATGCTAAAGGTGCAGATCTAAATCACAAGGTTAGTTTCAAAGGTTATGATACTGTTAATAACACTTTCAAGGATTATGATAAAAAAGGTATTTCTTTTGCTAAGTATGCTAATGCTTCTTCTTCAAGTGTCGTAACTAGTGGTAGTTTGGTAAAAACGTGGGTTCAACCGGGTAAGTTTTTTCGCGAGAGGATGTTGAAGGAAGGGACGGTTATGCCTATGCCAGATATAAGGGATAAGTTACCGCCAAGGTCATTTTTGCCTCGTTCTATTTTGACTAAATTGCCCTTTGCGTCTTCTAAGCTGAATGAGATGAAGCGGGTTTTTAAGGTGTCTGAGAATTCCTCGATGAACAAGATGATGGTCGATGCATTGAGTGAGTGTGAGAGGGCGCCGAGTATGGGCGAGACCAAGCGTTGTGTGGGTTCGCTTGAGGATATGATTGACTTTGCAACTTCTGTTTTGGGTCGCAGTGTTAAGGTTCGGTCTACTGAAAATGTAAATGGGTCGAGTAAGAATGTTATAGTGGGTAAGATAAATGGTGGAAAAGTTACCCAATCTGTGTCGTGTCACCAGAGTTTGTTTCCTTATTTGTTATACTATTGTCACTCGGTTCCAAAGGTTCGAGTCTACGAAGCGGATCTTTTGGATACAATTTCCAAGGTGAAGATTAATCATGGTGTTGCCATCTGTCACTTGGATACAACTGCTTGGAGTCCTACTCATGGTGCATTTTTGGCTCTTGGATCTGGTCCGGGACATATTGAAGTTTGTCATTGGATCTTTCAAAATGATATGACATGGACGACTGCTGATTGA
- the LOC123920353 gene encoding polygalacturonase-1 non-catalytic subunit beta-like, whose product MQKQLCHTIFIFTNILLSTLTVGLTVDYAEMKNQTQFTPKAFVIRYWNRVIKNNLPKPSFVLSKVSPLSAADASCFAKHAGTNTLSTKLSEFCSAAHLLCFPDINPQSYRKGVVLDKTLSFTSYGVTNPFEDYVKKGMLFISYTKSSSTNSITSLVKKLVQSGKFFRERMLKQGMVMHMPDIRDKLPERSFLPRSILTKLPFASSKLDDMKQVFKVSKNSSMEKMIVNSLRECERVPSKGEVKRCVGSLEDMIDFATSILGRNVTVQSTQNVNGSNKNVMLSQVRGINHGKVIESVSCHQTMFPYLLYYCHSVPKVRVYEADLLDPQSKVKINRAVAICHLDTTSWSPTHGAFVALGSGPGRIEVCHWIFENDMIWTVAD is encoded by the exons atGCAGAAACAACTTTGTCACACAATCTTTATCTTCACTAATATCCTTCTTTCCACACTCACC GTTGGTTTGACGGTAGATTATGCAGAAATGAAAAACCAAACTCAGTTCACTCCAAAGGCCTTTGTAATTCGCTATTGGAATAGAGTGATCAAAAACAACTTGCCAAAGCCATCCTTCGTCCTCTCGAAGGTGTCACCCCTTAGTGCCGCCGACGCATCTTGTTTTGCAAAGCACGCGGGCACCAACACACTATCCACAAAGTTGTCGGAATTCTGCTCTGCCGCACACCTCCTCTGCTTCCCGGATATAAATCCACAAAGTTACCGTAAAGGAGTTGTTTTAGACAAGACGCTTAGCTTCACAAGTTACGGTGTTACTAACCCTTTCGAAGATTATGTCAAGAAAGGTATGTTATTTATCTCCTACACTAAATCTTCTTCTACTAACTCAATTACtagtttggtaaaaaaattggTTCAGTCGGGTAAGTTTTTCCGCGAAAGGATGTTGAAGCAAGGGATGGTTATGCACATGCCAGATATAAGGGACAAATTACCAGAAAGATCATTTTTGCCTCGCTCCATTTTGACCAAATTGCCCTTTGCATCTTCCAAGTTAGACGATATGAAGCAAGTTTTCAAGGTGTCTAAGAATTCTTCTATGGAAAAGATGATAGTGAACTCATTGAGAGAATGTGAGAGGGTGCCGAGTAAGGGTGAGGTTAAGCGTTGTGTGGGTTCACTTGAGGATATGATTGACTTTGCAACTTCTATTTTAGGCCGCAATGTGACGGTTCAATCCACTCAGAATGTAAATGGGTCGAATAAGAATGTTATGTTAAGTCAAGTTAGAGGAATAAACCATGGGAAAGTTATAGAGTCTGTATCTTGTCACCAGACCATGTTTCCTTACTTATTATACTATTGTCACTCAGTTCCTAAGGTTCGAGTTTATGAAGCGGATCTTTTAGACCCTCAGTCTAAGGTCAAGATTAATCGCGCTGTTGCAATCTGCCACTTGGACACAACATCTTGGAGCCCCACCCATGGTGCATTTGTGGCACTTGGATCCGGTCCGGGTCGGATCGAAGTGTGTCATTGGATCTTTGAGAATGATATGATCTGGACTGTCGCTGATTGA
- the LOC123920354 gene encoding dual-specificity RNA methyltransferase RlmN, translating to MRNWMSMMAMSAVANSTFLPLKTIIPFSLTKTSPFLFSLTTPSRRYLSASALPSISTDHEFNFSDSSGDGNGVAVSRKSSKVLLKGMTYSELEKWVQSHGYRPGQAIMLWKRMYGNNIWAHHTDELEGLNKDFKKMLSENADFMALAVKEIHAASDGTRKILFTLDDGMVIETVVIPCDRGRTTVCVSSQVGCAMNCQFCYTGRMGLKRHLTAAEIVEQAVFARRLFTSEVGSITNVVFMGMGEPLHNIDNVIKAADIMVDDQGLHFSPRKVTVSTSGLVPQLRRYLQESNCAIAVSLNATNDEVRNWIMPINRKYKLDLLLETLREELSFKHKYKVLFEYVMLEGINDSNEDAKRLTELVKGIPCKINLISFNPHSGSFFKPTKEERMIEFRNMLAEAGCIVLLRPSRGDDQMAACGQLGKPGTIQAPMLRVPQQFQMAVGSST from the exons ATGAGGAATTGGATGAGCATGATGGCGATGAGCGCAGTTGCAAACTCAACATTTCTTCCTCTCAAAACCATTATCCCCTTTTCTCTCACCAAAACGTCGCCGTTTCTCTTTTCTCTCACCACTCCCTCTCGCCGCTATCTTTCTGCTTCCGCTCTTCCTTCTATATCCACTGACCATGAGTTCAACTTCTCTGATTCTTCTG gaGATGGAAACGGTGTTGCAGTTTCAAGAAAAAGTTCCAAAGTTCTTCTTAAAGGGATGACTTATTCTGAACTTGAA AAATGGGTTCAATCACATGGATACAGGCCAGGGCAGGCCATTATGTTATGGAAGCGTATGTATGGAAACAACATTTGGGCACATCATACTGATGAGTTGGAAG GTTTGAACAAGGATTTCAAGAAGATGTTGAGCGAAAATGCAGATTTCATGGCACTTGCTGTGAAAGAAATTCACGCAGCGTCTGATGGAACTAGAAAG ATTTTATTCACATTAGATGATGGAATGGTCATAGAAACAGTTGTGATACCTTGTGATAGAGGCAGGACTACTGTGTGTGTTTCCAGTCAAGTTGGATGTGCCATGAATTGTCAATTTTGCTATACTGGAAG AATGGGTCTTAAGAGACATCTTACTGCCGCAGAAATAGTTGAGCAGGCCGTTTTTGCCAGACGGCTATTCACAAGTGAAGTTGGTTCCATCACCAATGTTGTGTTTATG ggcATGGGGGAACCACTTCATAACATTGATAATGTCATTAAAGCTGCAGATATTATGGTGGATGATCAAGGGCTTCATTTCAGCCCCCGCAAGGTCACTGTTTCAACCAGTGGGCTTGTTCCGCAGCTCAGACGTTACCTTCAGGAATCCAACTGTGCTATTGCTGTTAGTTTGAATGCAACTAATGATGAg GTGAGAAACTGGATCATGCCTATAAATCGAAAGTATAAACTGGACTTGCTTCTTGAGACGCTTCGGGAGGAGCTTTCCTTCAAACACAAATATAAGGTTCTATTTGAGTATGTGATGCTTGAAGGAATTAATGACAG CAATGAAGATGCAAAGAGGCTTACTGAACTTGTGAAGGGGATCCCTTGCAAGATCAATCTCATCTCATTCAATCCACATAGTGGATCCTTCTTCAAACCAACTAAAGAGGAAAGGATGATTGAATTCCGAAATATGCTAGCTGAGGCAGGATGCATAGTCCTTTTAAGACCGAGTAGAGGCGATGATCAAATGGCCGCATGTGGTCAGTTAGGCAAGCCCGGTACCATTCAAGCTCCGATGCTTCGTGTCCCTCAGCAATTCCAAATGGCAGTGGGAAGTTCAACGTGA